CAGACCGGTCGAGGCACCGACCACCCGCCCCTCGTCCACTGCCAGGATCGCCAGGCTGCACTCGCAGTCGATGTAGCGGCGAAGCGCATCGGCCTCGCACTCCGGCGTACCCTCGTATAGGTAGGGAAACTCGCGTAGCAATGTCAGGCGCAGGCGAGCGATGTCATCGATGTAAGGCGCGATGGCAGCGCCGTGGAGCAGGCGGATTTCCATGCGGGGCGATCGCTCTGTCGATGTGGGTGACGCGCCCGGCCAAGCCGGGCCTGAGGGGAAACCCTAACATCGGCTGCGCCATGCGCCCTTTCCCCTGCGCGACGGGTATTTCTCCAGAACCGCTCGAATCAGCCGATACGCGTGCCCAGCACCTTGAGAAAAGCCGCCAGCCACGCCGGATGCGCCGGCCATGCCGGTGCCGTCACCAGATTGCCATCCACATGCGCCTGATCGATGGCGATATCCACGAACCGTCCTCCGGCCAACCGCACCTCCGGTGCGCACGCAGGATAAGCGCTGCACTCACGCCCTTCGAGCACCCCGGCCGCCGCCAGCAACTGTGCGCCATGGCACACCGCCGCGATCGGCTTGCCCGCCTGGTCGAATTCCTTGACCAGTTTCAGCACCCGTTCGTCCAGGCGCAGGTACTCCGGCGCCCGCCCACCGGGGATCAGCAGCGCGTCATACCCTTCGGCACGCACCTGGACGAAATCGAAGTTGAGGGCGAAGTTGTGCCCAGGTTTCTCGCTGTAGGTCTGGTCGCCCTCGAAGTCGTGGATGGCCGTGCGCACGGTCTGCCCGGCGATCTTCTCGGGGCATACCGCGTGCACTGTGTGGCCGACCATCTGCAAAGCCTGGAACGGCACCATCACCTCGTAGTCCTCGACGTAATCGCCCACCAGCATGAGAATCTTCTTCGCCGTCATCGCATTCACTCCTTCGTTTGCAGGGAACAATCACTGCACGATAGTCCGCTTTGTCCATGACCGATATACGGCGCAGGTCTCAGTTGCGGCGATCCAGCAGATTGACTACCAGACGATCCAGCCAGCCCCAGATCCGCTGCTGCACCCGCCGCCACAGCGGTCGGGCCTTCCAGTGATCCAGATCGACCTCCTCGCTCACGGCGAAATCCCGCGTGAAGCTGGCCAGCACCGCTGCGGTCAGCGGCGGGTCGAGGGCCTCGACGTTGGCTTCGAGGTTGAAGCGCAGGTTCCAGTGGTCGAAGTTGCACGAGCCGATGCTGACCCAGTCGTCGACCACGGCCATCTTCAGGTGCAGGAAGCATGGCTGGTATTCGAAGATCCGCACCCCGGCGCGCAGCAAGCGAGGGTAGTAACGATGGCCGGCATAGCGCACCGAAGGGTGGTCGGTACGTGGCCCCGTGAGCAGCAAGCGTACGTCGATGCCCTTTTGCGCCGCCCGGCGCAGCGAGCGGCGCACGCTCCAGGTTGGCAGAAAATACGGCGTCGCCAGCCAGATGCGACGCTGTCCACTGTTCAGCGCACGGACCAGCGAGTGCAGGATGTCGCGGTGCTGGCGCGCGTCGGCATAGGCCACGCGGCCCAGGCCCTGCCCCTGCGCTGGCATCTTCGGCAGGCGCGACAGGCCGAAGTTCTCGGGCGGGCGCCAGGCGGTACGACGGTGGTTGGCGTGCCACTGGCGGTCGAACAGCACCTGCCAGTCACTCACCACCGGCCCCTCCATGCGCACCATCACTTCATGCCACTCGCTCGCCTCCTGACCCGGTGTCCAGAATTCGTCGGTCACCCCGGTACCACCCACCACCGCCCAGTGCTCATCCACCAGCAGCAGCTTGCGGTGATCGCGGTACAGGTTGCGCAGGCCCCGGCGCCAGCGCAGGCGGTTGTACAGCCGCAGCTCGACACCGGCGGCCTGCAAGCGTTGGCGCAGTGCCGAAGGGAAGGCCAGGGCGCCGTAGTCGTCGAACAGGCAACGCACGCGCACGCCGCGCAACGCGGCCGACTCCAGGGCCTCGACCACCGCATCGGCACAGGCCCCCGCCTCCACCAGGTACAGTTCCAGATCGACCTGGCGCTCGGCGCGCACGATCGCCGTGAGCATGCGCGGAAAGAATTCCGGGCCGTCGATCAGCAGTTCGAACTGGTTGCCATCCCGCCAGGGGAAGACTGGCCCTGGCATGTCAACGTGCGGTGAAGATCAGCACCGCATTCACCGGCACCGACGGGTTGATGGACTTGAGCTTGGCGAACTTGCGCAGGCTTTCCAGCCCTGGCAGCAAGCCGTAATCCTCGGCCCGCAACAGTAGCGGCTCGAGGGTCACCACCTGGAAGCGCCGCTCATCGAGGCGGGTGGCCAGCAGCAGCGCGTTGTAGTTGTGGGACTGGCCGTGCAGGGTCACGGTCAGTGGCAGGCGCAACTCCAGCTGGGCACCGTTGGCCAGGTCGTTGATCGGCCGCAGGTCGAGCTGGGCCTTGACCGTCGCTTCGGGGAAGCGCTCGACTTCGAACAGGCCGTCACGCATGCGCTCGTCACGCAGCGGAATACCGCTACTCACCGAATCCATCTCGATGCTCAAGCCAGCCACACCCTTGCGGTCGATGGTGCCGTGCAACACCAGGAAGCGGTGCACCTCGGCAGTATCGCCGTTCTTGCCGGTGATGAACGACAGGCGCGAGGACTCGCCGTCCAGGTGCCAGTTGGCATGGGCGGGCAGACACAGGGCCAGTAACAGGGCGGGTAGCAGGCGGAGCAAAGTGGACATGTGAAACCTCGTGAAGCAAGGCCAGCCACCTTACCCTGCGGGCCTTCACGGCAGCAAGCGACAACCCTCGCGAGGCCCCTGCCAGGCAGCCTGGCTAAGCCGTCCCAGGCCTTCGGCGCGCACGCTGCGTGCGCGGCTGTCCTCTTCCAGGCGCCCCAACGGCAGGTACTGCTTCACATAAGCCCGGCAATAGGCCTCGTCAAACCCCATGACGAAGCGGCACGAGCAGTACTCCTTTGCCGAATACGCCGGGAGAATGCTCGGAAAATCCGACAGGGCCTGACGTTCGCTCCATCCCCAGGCCAGCAGGACCAGCAGCAGCACCAGCAAGACCCGCTTCATGCGCCCTCCTTCGCCAGCACGGCCAGCACGCGCTTGAGCAGTTCGTTGTGGCTGTAGCTGCCGTCGCGGTCGTCGCCGTAGCGTACGATCACCAGCTTCTGCGTGGGCAGCACGTACAGCGCCTGGCCCCAGTGACCGAGGGCGGCGAAGGTGTCGGTAGGTGCGTCCGGCCAGGGCGTCGGGTTGCCCGGCAGTGGCTGGTTCAGCCACCAGTGCCCACCGGGGTTGGCATCGCTCGGCACCGGCTCGGCATGGGTGAACAGGGTGCGGTTGAAGGCCACCCAGTCGGCAGGGAGCAGTTGCCGCTCACGCCAACGCCCGTCGCGCTGCATCAGCAGGCCGATGCGCGCAAGATCGCGAGCACTGAGGTAGAGGTAGGAGGAGCCGACATAGGTACCCGCAGCGTCGCGCTCCCACACCGCATGCGTGATGCCAAGCGGGGTGAACAGCGCCTGCCAGGGATAGTCGGCGTATTGATCCGGCGCGAGCATGCCGCGCAAGGCCGCCGCCAGCAGGTTGCTGTCGCCGCTGGAATAGGCGAAATGCTCACCCGGTTTCTCGGCTTGCGCCATGCCTGCGGTGTAGGCCGCCATGTCGTTGCGTCCGCGGGTATAGAGCATCGCTACTACCGAGGATTTCAGCGGCGCATATTCATAATCTTCCTGCCAGGCCA
The Pseudomonas putida genome window above contains:
- a CDS encoding DJ-1/PfpI family protein, which encodes MTAKKILMLVGDYVEDYEVMVPFQALQMVGHTVHAVCPEKIAGQTVRTAIHDFEGDQTYSEKPGHNFALNFDFVQVRAEGYDALLIPGGRAPEYLRLDERVLKLVKEFDQAGKPIAAVCHGAQLLAAAGVLEGRECSAYPACAPEVRLAGGRFVDIAIDQAHVDGNLVTAPAWPAHPAWLAAFLKVLGTRIG
- a CDS encoding phospholipase D-like domain-containing protein, coding for MPGPVFPWRDGNQFELLIDGPEFFPRMLTAIVRAERQVDLELYLVEAGACADAVVEALESAALRGVRVRCLFDDYGALAFPSALRQRLQAAGVELRLYNRLRWRRGLRNLYRDHRKLLLVDEHWAVVGGTGVTDEFWTPGQEASEWHEVMVRMEGPVVSDWQVLFDRQWHANHRRTAWRPPENFGLSRLPKMPAQGQGLGRVAYADARQHRDILHSLVRALNSGQRRIWLATPYFLPTWSVRRSLRRAAQKGIDVRLLLTGPRTDHPSVRYAGHRYYPRLLRAGVRIFEYQPCFLHLKMAVVDDWVSIGSCNFDHWNLRFNLEANVEALDPPLTAAVLASFTRDFAVSEEVDLDHWKARPLWRRVQQRIWGWLDRLVVNLLDRRN
- a CDS encoding YceI family protein; its protein translation is MSTLLRLLPALLLALCLPAHANWHLDGESSRLSFITGKNGDTAEVHRFLVLHGTIDRKGVAGLSIEMDSVSSGIPLRDERMRDGLFEVERFPEATVKAQLDLRPINDLANGAQLELRLPLTVTLHGQSHNYNALLLATRLDERRFQVVTLEPLLLRAEDYGLLPGLESLRKFAKLKSINPSVPVNAVLIFTAR
- a CDS encoding serine hydrolase domain-containing protein — encoded protein: MGRLKVVLGIVGLIALPVFAEEWSGSHWQQDPTQYDWQAVDAYAFPLRDDAVRSGVRSDALLIIRDGRILYERYAAPTSADTPHLTWSISKSVLATLLGVARGEGRFQLDDPAARYYPALRDHPQLRLVDLLHWASGLAWQEDYEYAPLKSSVVAMLYTRGRNDMAAYTAGMAQAEKPGEHFAYSSGDSNLLAAALRGMLAPDQYADYPWQALFTPLGITHAVWERDAAGTYVGSSYLYLSARDLARIGLLMQRDGRWRERQLLPADWVAFNRTLFTHAEPVPSDANPGGHWWLNQPLPGNPTPWPDAPTDTFAALGHWGQALYVLPTQKLVIVRYGDDRDGSYSHNELLKRVLAVLAKEGA